The Dokdonella sp. nucleotide sequence CTCGGGCGCGCGTAGTAGTCGGCGTAGAACAAGGCGAGCTGCGAGCCGTCGGCATCGAACACGTCGAACACGCGCACGTCGGGGTGGTAGACCGGCAGGTCCTTGCGCTCCCTGAAGCTCAGGCCGTAGAGCTGGCTGGCGGCGAAGAACACGCCGTCGTTGAGCACGCGGTCGAGCTCGAAGTAGGGCTTGATCGTTGCCTCATCGAGGTCGAATTCGGCCTTGCGCACCTGTTCCGCGTAGAGATCCCAGTCGGCCGCGCCGAGCGTGAAGCCGCGGTTCTGCGCGTCGATGAGCGCCTGGATCTTCTTCGCCTCGCCGCGCGCCTTCGCGGTCGCCGCCGGCACCATGTCGGTCATCAGCTTGATCGCCGCGGCCGGTGTCTTCGCCATCTGGTCCTCGAGCGCATAGGCGGCATAGCTCGGATAGCCGAGCAGGCCCGCGCGCTCGGCGCGCAGTTGCGCAAGGCGCTGGACCAACGTGCGCGTGTCGTTGCCATCGCCCTTGCTCGCGCGCTTTTCCGAGGCTTCGAGCAGGGCCAGGCGCGTGCCGCGATCAGTCAGTGAACCGAGGGCGGGCTGCTGGGTGGTGTTCTGCAGGGCCAGCAGCCACCGGCCATCGAGCTTGCGTTCCTTCGCCGCATCGGCGGCGGCTGCGATGCCGGCCTCGCCGAGGCCATCGAGTTTCGCCACGTCATCGACGACGAGCGCGCCGGCGTTGCTGGCCGCGAGCAGGCGGTTCTCGAAGTCGGTCGACAGCGTGGATTCTTCCTTGTTGAGTTCGCGCAGTGTCGCCTGGTCGGCCTCGCCGAGCAGGGCACCGGCACGCACGAAATCGCGGTAGGTCTTCTCGACGAGGAAACGCTGCTGGGCGTCGAGTCCGGCCGTGTCACGCGTCTCGTGCACGGCCTTCACGCGCGCGAACAGCTTCGGATCGAGATGGATCGCGTCGCTGTGCTCGGCGAGCAACGGCGCGAGTTCGATCTGGGCTTGCTGCAAGGTGTCGTTCGTATTGGCCTGAACGATCGCGAAGAACACGCGGCTTGCACGCGTCAGCAGCTCGCCGCTGCGCTCCATCGCCTCGATCGTGTTGGCGAAGGTGGGCGCCTCCGCACTGTCGGCGATCGCGCGGATCTCGGCCAGGTGCTCGCGCATGCCCTGCTCGATCGCGGGCTGATAGTCGGTGTCGCGGATGCGATCGAATGGTGGTGCCTGCAACGGCAGCGTGCTCGCAGTCAGCAGTGGATTCACGTGCGCGGGCTCCTTGGCGGTTGCGGGTGGTGCCTCGCTCGACTTCGGCGATTCGGGGGCGGGTGCGGAACAGGCGGACAACACGGCCAGCGCGAGCGCGGCGACGACGAGGCGGGGCATGGATGGCAATTCCTGCATTCGGGGGCGCGCACGATAGCGGCCAGGGCGCGGCATTTCATGTGCCATCCGGGGTGGAAGAAGCATCGTGGCTGGTTCTCGACAGCCGAACGGCTGGCCCGCTGCTTGCGCGAAAGCCGGGAATGGGGAATGGAGGATTGGGAGTGGGGAGATAAAACGCCCTGTTTCCGACCATACCCGATTCCCTGTTCCCCATTCCCGGCTATTGCGGAAACGGCCATCGCCTCCCTACGCTGCCGCCATGCCAGCGCCGATGCACGCCACCGACAGCCTGCGCTCGATCGATTTGCCGGCCACCGACCAATGCCTGCGCGACGACGTTGATCGGGTTGGCTCACTGGTTGGCGAAATCCTTGCCGAGCAGGAAAGCCCGGCCTTCCTCGACGAGGTCGAGCGCATCCGCATCGCCGCGATCCGGCGCCGCGAATCGGGTGCGGATACCGGCGCACTCGAAGACGAGCTGGCCGGTGCAGAGGTCGCCCATGCCGGTGCGCTGGTGCGTGCGTTCGCGACCTATTTCCAGGCCGTCAACGTTGCCGAGCGCGTGCATCGCATCCGCCGGCGTCGCGACTACGAGATGGCCGGCACCGCACCGCAGCCGGGCGGTCTGCGCGATGCCGTCGCACGCCTGCGTGCGCAGGGCGTTGATGACGACGAGCTGACCGCTTGTCTGGCACGTCTGCACATCGAGCCGGTTTTCACCGCGCATCCGACCGAGGCGGTGCGTCGCGCCCTCCTGGAAAAGGAAAGCGAGGTCGTGCGTGCACTGGTTGCCGACATCGACCGCAGGCGCACGCCGGTCGAGCGGCGCGGCGACCACGAGCGCATGCGCCTCGCCCTCACTGCGGCCTGGCAGACCGCCGAACTCGCACTGGAGAAACCCACTGTCGCCGACGAACTCGAACACGTCGGCTTCTACCTGACCGACGTGCTCTACCGCGTCGTTCCGGTGTTCCACGAAGTGCTGGCCGACGCGCTTGGTGCGGATGCGCAGGCACTGCCGGCACTGCTCGGTTTCGGCACCTGGGTCGGCGGCGACATGGATGGCAATCCGAATGTCGGTGCCGAAACGATCGCGGCCACGCTGGCCAGCCAGCGCGCGCAGGTGCTTGCGTTGTACCGCCGCGAGGCGCTTCGACTGGCCAGTCTGCTCAGCCAGTCGCTGTCGCGCGTGGCTTGTTCGGCCGAGGTGCTGGCGCGCATCGATGTCTATCGTGCCTTGCTGCCCGAAGCTGCGGCGAAACTCAAGGCACGCTACGGCGACATGCCGTATCGCCAGCTCATGCTGCTGGTGGCCGAACGCCTGGGCGAATCGGAGCGTGGCCGTGCAGGGGGCTATCCCGATGCGGCGACCTTCATCGCCGACATCCACCTCGTCGCCGACAGCCTGCGCCATCATCGTGGCCGGCACGCCGGCCTGTTCGCGGTCAATCGTCTGCTGCGCCGCGCGCAGGTCTTCGGATTCCATCTCGCCACGCTCGACCTGCGCCAGGATTCGGCACAGCACGATGCCACCCTTGCGGCCCTGCTCGACGATCCGGACTGGGCGACGCGACCGGTGGCCGAGCGCATCGCGCGCCTGGACGCCTTGCTCGCCGGAGGCAGTACCGTTGCCGCGAGCAGCGACGAAACCGCGCGACGCACCTTGGCGGTGTTCCGCACCGTCGCCGAACTGCGGCTGCGTCATGGCGAACGCGCCTTCGGCCCGTACATCGTCAGCATGAGCCGCAGCGCCGCCGATGCGCTCGCCGTGCTTGCGCTGGCGCGCATCGCCGGCTGCCTCGACGCGACCGGCAACGTCCCGCTCGATGTCGCGCCGCTGTTCGAAACCGTGGACGATCTCGATGCCGCCGAAGGCGTCGTGCGCGCGCTGTTCGCCGATCCGCGTTATCGCGCCCACCTCGCCGCGCGCGGTCAACGCCAGGTCGTCATGCTCGGCTACTCCGACAGCGCCAAGGATGGTGGTCTCGCCGCGTCGCGCTGGGCCCTGCAGCAAACCCAGATCGCCTTGTCGAAGCTCGCCCGCGAGGTCGGCATCCGCATCGTGTTCTTCCACGGCCGCGGCGGCTCGGCCAGCCGCGGCGGCGGCAAGACCGAGCGCGCCGTGATCGCCTCGCCGCGTGGCTCGGTCGATGCTCATCTGCGCCTGACCGAGCAGGGCGAGGTCATCCATCGCAAGTACGGCATCCGCGCCCTGGCCCTGCGCAACCTCGAGCAGATGACCGGCGCCGTGCTGCGCGCGACGCTGCGCCCGCGCCCGCCGGAACCGCGCGAAGCGACCTGGCGAGTCGCTGCCGGCGTGATCGCCGAAGCCTCGCGGCAGGTCTATCGCACCCTCGTGCACGAGGACATGCGCTTCCCGGACTACTTCCGCGCCGCTACGCCGATCGACGTGATCGAGCGCTTGCGCATCGGTTCGCGGCCATCGCGCCGCGGCGGCGAAGGCGGCATCGAACGCCTGCGCGCGATTCCGTGGGTATTCGCCTGGTCGCAGAATCGCGCCGGCCTCACCGCCTGGTATGGCGTCGGCAGCGGCATCGCCGCGGCGATCGCGCGCTGCGGCCGCGACACGCTCGCCGAAATGACGCGCGATTGGCCGTTCTTCGCCCAGCTCGTCGACGACGTCGAGATGGTGTTGGCGAAATCAGACCTCGGCATCTTCGAGCGCTATTCTCAACTGGCCGGCGAGCTGCACGCGCCGTTCTTCGCCACGCTCCGCGACGAGTTCGAGCGCACGCGCACGGCGATCCTCGACCTCAAGAACGAAAGCGAACTGCTCGCCGGCGACCTGCGCCTGCGCCAGTCGATCCGCCTGCGCAACCCCTATGTCGACCCGATCAGTCTGCTCCAGGTCGACCTGCTGCGCCGCTGGCGCACGGCCGGCCGCGATGACGACGATTTGCTGCGCGCGCTCATCACCACCGTCAACGGCATCTCCGCCGGGATCCAGAACACGGGCTGAGAGCCGGGAATGGGGAATCGGGAATGGTCGGATCAAAAGCCGGGCAACCGACCACCCTGGGTGCGCAGGAGCCCCTGCGGGGGCGATGCTTTTCGATGCATCGCACCCCCATCGCCCGTGAATGGGCTCCTACGCAGGAATGATCACGGCTGCACCGCGTCGCGCTTCACCGCCGCGCGGTAGAGCATCCAGGCGATGAAGGCGAGCACGGCGAGGCCCAACCATTTGCCGAAGTGCAGCGATGCGGGCAGGGCGAGCACGTCGCCGGTACCCGTGACGACGATCGGGATGGCGATGAAGATGCCCATCAACGCCTCGCCGGTGATCAGGCCGGCAGCGAACAGCATGCCCTTGCGATGCACGCGCGCATGTTCCTCGTCGTTGGTCGGGCGGCCGATGCGGCCCTCGACGATCCACGACAGCAGGCCGCCGAGGAAGATCGGCACCATCAGCTCGATCGGCAGATAGATGCCGATCGCACAGGCCAGCACCGGGATGCGGAACTTCCTGCCGCTGGCCTTGAGCCAGGAATCGACGGCGATGATGACTGCACCGATGGCCGCACCGATGCCGATCGTCGTCCATGGCAACTGGCCGCCGAAGATGCCCTTCGCCACCGATGCCATCAGGTTCGCCTGCGGCGCGAGCAGGGCGTTCGGATGTTCGGCCGTGCGCTCGCCGATGCCGTAGGCGGTCAGCAACAGGTTCAGCACCGGCGCCATCACCAACGCCGACGAGACCGCGCCGATCGCCAGCATGACCTGCTGCTTCCACGGCGTCGCGCCGACGATGTGGCCGGCCTTCAGATCCTGGAGGTTGTCCCCGCCGATGCAGGCCGCACAGCAGACCACCGCGCCGATCATGATCGCGGCGACCGCGCCGATGCTCGAATCACGGCCGAGCAACAGCACCAGAACCAGTGCCGCGAACAGGATCGTCGAGATGGTGATGCCCGAAACCGGATTGTTCGACGAGCCGACCAGACCGGCCATGTAGGCCGATACCGACACGAACAGGAAGCCGGCGACGATCATGATGACCGTCATCGGAATGCTCGCCGTCCACTGGTGCACGATGCTTTGGTACAGCGCGAGCAGCGGCAGGGTGAACAGGACGAGGCCGAGCGCGATGTACTTCATCGGGATGTCGCGTTCGGTCTCGGAAATCAGGGTCGCGCCACCGGAGCGGGTTGCCGCGAAACCGCTCTTGATGCCCGAGAACAGCGACTTGCGCAGCGAAATCAGGGTCCAGATGCCACCGATCAGCATCGCGCCGACGCCGAGATAGCGCACCTGCGCCGACCAGATCGCGCCGGCCGCGCACTCGGCATCACCGCCGATACCGCCGCAGTTGGTCGCAATCGCCTGCATCAGCGCAGGGTTGTTCTCCAGGAAGAAGCTGCTGTAGACCGGGATCGCGATGTTCCAGCCGATGATGCCGCCGAGCAGCACGACGATGCCGATGTTGAGGCCGACGATGTAGCCGACGCCGAGCAGGGCCGGTGACAGGTTCGTGCCCAGGTAGGCGATGCCCTTGCCGACCCAGGCTGCTCCGGCGGCGGCATCGGTGAACAGGCGCAGGCCGCTCTCGGCGCCGAGCTTGGCGAAACCGCCGAGCAGCGCGGCAGTGCCGAGCGTCTTGATGCCTTGACCCGGGTTCTCGCCGGTCTTGAGCACCTCTGCCGCGGCCTTGCCCTCGGGAAAGGCGAGGCCCTGGTCGACGATCAGCGAACGCCGCAGCGGCACCGAGAAGATCACGCCGAGCAGGCCGCCGAGGCCGGCGATGGCCAGCACCCAGGCGTATTCGAAGGTCTGCCAGTACCCGAGGATGACCAGCGCCGGGATCGTGAAGATCACGCCCGAGGCGATCGACGAGCCGGCCGAGGCGCCGGTCTGCACGATGTTGTTCTCGAGGATCGTGCCGCCGCCGAACAGGCGCAGCACGCCCATCGACACCACCGCAGCCGGGATCGCCGAGGCGATCGTCATGCCGGCGAACAGGCCGAGATAGGTGTTCGCGGCGGCAAGGATGACGACCAGCACGATCGCCAGGATCACGGCGCGCACGGTCAATTGCGGAACGGCATTGGTACTCATCGAATCTCCCCGGAGTGTTGCCGGTCCGTCGGCGCGGTGTTTGTCGAGGCCGGATGATATGACAGAGCGGCGACTCGGGATTGGGGATGACCAGCCTGCGGCTGTCGCGGAACTTTCCGGGCCTCGGAGCGGGGCGGGGGCCGGGATGTCCTGATTCCTCCGATCGCGGTTGAAGTCGTTGCCACGAAGACAAAGCCCTTGCAAGCGGCTTCAGCCGAGATCATTCATGCCGCCGTGAATGCCCAGGCGATGTTCCGATCGATCCCGAGAGGTTCCCGCCGCGCGCCCGGCCGGGCATAGTACGGTGCAACCCCCACCAGACGGACCCGCGATGACCGCACCGACGATGCCCGCCGATGCCGGCCGCATGCCGCGCCAGATTCCCTACATCATCGGCAACGAGGCCTGCGAGCGCTTCAGCTTCTACGGCATGCGCAACATCCTCACGCCGTTCCTCATCACATCCCTGCTGCTCTACGCCCCCGAGTTCGAACGCGACGGCATCGCCAAGGACGTTTTCCACACCTTCGTCATCGGCGTGTATTTCTTTCCGCTGCTCGGTGGCTGGCTGTCGGACCGCTTCTTCGGCAAGTACAACACCGTGCTGTGGCTGTCGATCGTCTACTGCATCGGCCACGCGTGCCTGGCGATCTTCGAGGACAACCGCACCGGCTTCTACACCGGCCTGTTCCTGATCGCGCTCGGCTCCGGCGGCATCAAACCGCTGGTCTCGGCCTTCGTCGGCGACCAGTTCGACCAGAGCAACAAGGCCCGCGCCAAGGTCGTCTACGACGCCTTCTACTGGACGATCAATTTCGGCTCGTTCTTCGCCTCGCTGCTGATGCCGCGCATCCTCAATGCATGGGGACCGGCCTGGGCCTTCGGCATCCCCGGCATCCTCATGGGCATCGCCACGCTGATCTTCTGGCTCGGCCGACACAAGTACGTGATCGTGGCACCGGCACCGCCGAATCCCGATTCATTCATGAACGTCGCGCGCAGCGCGCTGTTCGGCAAAGAACGCGGCCCCGGCACCGTGATCGCCACCGTCGGCCTCGGTGCCGCCATCCTCATGTTCGCCGCATGGGCTTTCGGCTTCGCCTGGTGGCCGCAGCACTTCGGTTTCGTCATCACCGCCTGCATGGCGCTCGGCATCGTCCTGCTGCTCGGCGGCATCGGCACTGCGATGCAGCTCGACCGCGCACGCGGCCGCCACCCCGAAGCGGCCATCGAAGGCGTGCGCGCCGTGCTGCGCATCCTCATCGTGTTTGCCTTGGTCACGCCGTTCTGGTCGCTGTTCGACCAGAAGGCCTCGACCTGGGTGCTGCAGGGCAATGCCATGCAGATGCCGCACGACACATGGTGGTGGCCGAGCTGGCTGGTGACGACCCCGGCGCAGATGCAGGCCCTGAACCCGCTGCTGGTCATGCTGCTGATCCCGTTCAACAATCTCGTGCTGTACCCGCTGCTGCGCCGCCTCGGCTTCGAACCGACCGCGCTGCGCCGCATGGGCTTCGGCATCGCCATCTCCGGCCTCGCCTGGATCGCCGCCGGCGCCATCCAGGTCTACATGGACGGCGGCAATGCCACATCGATCGCCTGGCAGATCCTGCCCTACGCCCTGCTGACCTTCGGCGAAGTGCTGGTCTCCGCGACCGGCCTCGAATTCGCCTACAGCCAGTCGCCGCCGTCGATGAAGGGCGTGATCATGAGTTTCTGGATGCTCTCGGTGACTTTCGGCAACCTCTGGGTGCTGCTCACCAACGCCGCCATCCGCAACGAAACGGTGACCCGCCACATCGCCGACACGGGCTTGAGCGAACCGGCCTTCCTCATGTTCCTCTTCGCCGCCTTCGCCCTTGTCGTATCCGCCGTCTTCGCCCTCTACGCGATGCGCTACAAGGAGACTGACAACTACCGCGCCGCATGAGCGAACCGCAGACATGCGACATGCGGCAGCCGGCAATCCGGCCCTCGCCCTGCATGGCATGGGCGTTGGTCGTTCGCCAAGCGGCGCTTCGCGTCAGCCCGCCCGGTCGAGCGGGCTGAGCACTCCTCGTCCCCCGCGGTTGAGGACGTGGGTGTAGATCTGCGTGGTCGACACGTCCTTGTGGCCGAGCAGTTCCTGGATCGTGCGCAGGTCATAGCCGGCTTCGAGCAGGTGCGTGGCGAAACTGTGGCGCAGCGTGTGCGCGCTGACCGGCTTGAGGATCCGGGCCTCGCCTCGCGCACGCTTCAACGCACGCGCAAGAATGGATTCGTCGAAGTGGTGGCGCCGCATCGTGCCGTCCAGTGGGTCGGCCGAACGATTCACCGAAGCGAACACGAACTGCCAGCCGGGGTCGCGCGCCGCACGCGGATACTTGCGTGCCAACGCGTGGGGCAGGCGTGCCTCGCCGAAACCATCGGCCAGATCGCGTCGATGGACCAGCAGCGCACGTTCGATTTCGCGCTGCAATGGCTCGACAAGGGAGCGCGGCAACATCGTGTGCCGGTCGTTGCCGCCCTTGCCATCGCGCACCAGAACTTCGTTGCGCATGAAGTCGACATCCTTGACGCGCAAACGCAGGCACTCCATCAGGCGCATGCCGGTGCCGTAGAGCAAGCTGGCGATCAGCCATGGGCGCCCTTCCATCGCCGCAAGCAACGCATGAACCTCGTCGCTCGAAAGTACCACCGGCAGCTTGCGCGGCCGCTTCGCCCTCACCACGCCTTCCAGCCATGGCAAGTCGATCCGAAGGACATTGCGGTACAGGAACAGGATCGCCGACAACGCCTGGTTCTGCGTGCTCGCCGCCACGCGACCCTGCATGGCCAGTCCGCTCAGGAAGGCTTCAACCTCCGCCGCCCCCAACTCCCGAGGGTGTCGACGGCCACTGGCAAGGATGAACCTGCGGATCCATCCGGTGTACGCCCTTTCGGTGTACAAGCTGTAGTGTTTGAGCCGCAATATGCGCCGAATCTCGTCGAACAGGCGCCGAGCGGGCCGGTCCGCCG carries:
- the dcp gene encoding peptidyl-dipeptidase Dcp produces the protein MPRLVVAALALAVLSACSAPAPESPKSSEAPPATAKEPAHVNPLLTASTLPLQAPPFDRIRDTDYQPAIEQGMREHLAEIRAIADSAEAPTFANTIEAMERSGELLTRASRVFFAIVQANTNDTLQQAQIELAPLLAEHSDAIHLDPKLFARVKAVHETRDTAGLDAQQRFLVEKTYRDFVRAGALLGEADQATLRELNKEESTLSTDFENRLLAASNAGALVVDDVAKLDGLGEAGIAAAADAAKERKLDGRWLLALQNTTQQPALGSLTDRGTRLALLEASEKRASKGDGNDTRTLVQRLAQLRAERAGLLGYPSYAAYALEDQMAKTPAAAIKLMTDMVPAATAKARGEAKKIQALIDAQNRGFTLGAADWDLYAEQVRKAEFDLDEATIKPYFELDRVLNDGVFFAASQLYGLSFRERKDLPVYHPDVRVFDVFDADGSQLALFYADYYARPSKGGGAWMDVFVEQDGLAGTKPVVFNVCNYTKPAAGQSALLSFDEVTTMFHEFGHALHGMFSDVKYPSIAGTNVPRDFVEFPSQFNEHWALDPKVFANYAKHHETGEPMPQALVDRIVKARGFNQGYATVEYLAAALLDQAWHALPVRAPRQDVDSFEAEALQRFKVDLAEVPPRYRTPYFAHIWGGGYSAGYYAYLWSEVIDHDAFQWFVEHGGLSRANGQAFRDQVLSRGGSEDLGAMYKAFRGKEPSVAPLLKHRGLD
- a CDS encoding oligopeptide transporter, OPT family; this translates as MSTNAVPQLTVRAVILAIVLVVILAAANTYLGLFAGMTIASAIPAAVVSMGVLRLFGGGTILENNIVQTGASAGSSIASGVIFTIPALVILGYWQTFEYAWVLAIAGLGGLLGVIFSVPLRRSLIVDQGLAFPEGKAAAEVLKTGENPGQGIKTLGTAALLGGFAKLGAESGLRLFTDAAAGAAWVGKGIAYLGTNLSPALLGVGYIVGLNIGIVVLLGGIIGWNIAIPVYSSFFLENNPALMQAIATNCGGIGGDAECAAGAIWSAQVRYLGVGAMLIGGIWTLISLRKSLFSGIKSGFAATRSGGATLISETERDIPMKYIALGLVLFTLPLLALYQSIVHQWTASIPMTVIMIVAGFLFVSVSAYMAGLVGSSNNPVSGITISTILFAALVLVLLLGRDSSIGAVAAIMIGAVVCCAACIGGDNLQDLKAGHIVGATPWKQQVMLAIGAVSSALVMAPVLNLLLTAYGIGERTAEHPNALLAPQANLMASVAKGIFGGQLPWTTIGIGAAIGAVIIAVDSWLKASGRKFRIPVLACAIGIYLPIELMVPIFLGGLLSWIVEGRIGRPTNDEEHARVHRKGMLFAAGLITGEALMGIFIAIPIVVTGTGDVLALPASLHFGKWLGLAVLAFIAWMLYRAAVKRDAVQP
- a CDS encoding oligopeptide:H+ symporter: MTAPTMPADAGRMPRQIPYIIGNEACERFSFYGMRNILTPFLITSLLLYAPEFERDGIAKDVFHTFVIGVYFFPLLGGWLSDRFFGKYNTVLWLSIVYCIGHACLAIFEDNRTGFYTGLFLIALGSGGIKPLVSAFVGDQFDQSNKARAKVVYDAFYWTINFGSFFASLLMPRILNAWGPAWAFGIPGILMGIATLIFWLGRHKYVIVAPAPPNPDSFMNVARSALFGKERGPGTVIATVGLGAAILMFAAWAFGFAWWPQHFGFVITACMALGIVLLLGGIGTAMQLDRARGRHPEAAIEGVRAVLRILIVFALVTPFWSLFDQKASTWVLQGNAMQMPHDTWWWPSWLVTTPAQMQALNPLLVMLLIPFNNLVLYPLLRRLGFEPTALRRMGFGIAISGLAWIAAGAIQVYMDGGNATSIAWQILPYALLTFGEVLVSATGLEFAYSQSPPSMKGVIMSFWMLSVTFGNLWVLLTNAAIRNETVTRHIADTGLSEPAFLMFLFAAFALVVSAVFALYAMRYKETDNYRAA
- a CDS encoding integron integrase: MEYHDGSEGVASGAADRPARRLFDEIRRILRLKHYSLYTERAYTGWIRRFILASGRRHPRELGAAEVEAFLSGLAMQGRVAASTQNQALSAILFLYRNVLRIDLPWLEGVVRAKRPRKLPVVLSSDEVHALLAAMEGRPWLIASLLYGTGMRLMECLRLRVKDVDFMRNEVLVRDGKGGNDRHTMLPRSLVEPLQREIERALLVHRRDLADGFGEARLPHALARKYPRAARDPGWQFVFASVNRSADPLDGTMRRHHFDESILARALKRARGEARILKPVSAHTLRHSFATHLLEAGYDLRTIQELLGHKDVSTTQIYTHVLNRGGRGVLSPLDRAG